Proteins from one Chanodichthys erythropterus isolate Z2021 chromosome 15, ASM2448905v1, whole genome shotgun sequence genomic window:
- the lrrc69 gene encoding LOW QUALITY PROTEIN: leucine-rich repeat-containing protein 69 (The sequence of the model RefSeq protein was modified relative to this genomic sequence to represent the inferred CDS: substituted 1 base at 1 genomic stop codon), translated as MANDSIISXALKTKSNSLNLSSRKIIDLPEVFARLTWIVKLKLNNNNLSSLPSELVCLQKLTELNLGNNVLEEIPSVLKHLCCLKKLYLYGNKISHLSSEVLEGLPNLVLLNLNHNRIKVIPAEIKNLCSLKSISVTDNHLQQIPAELGLMKSLTEINFTNNKLTQIPQQLYNLSQLKKLYLARNNLTELPEGALGWKNLKILDVAGNRLSVFPVGFQFLTLEELFFEGNSLVQFTLMESIQEKEVLSLKELSARLILQESTNKFSVVSRALPTYPELKDMLSQWGQCVLCSQPFLTTWLECVRFINTKKHMGMKSSQSIPVRVLLCSYNCFNRDDHQYYGLVRL; from the exons ATGGCTAATGATTCAATTATCAGCTGAGCTTTAAAAACGAAATCAAACTCGCTTAATTTAAGTTCTAGGAAAATTATAGATCTTCCAGAAGTTTTTGCGAGGCTTACATGGATTGTTAAATTAAAGTTGAATAACAACAATCTGTCGAGTCTGCCGTCTGAACTGGTGTGTTTACAGAAG TTGACAGAGCTCAATCTGGGAAATAATGTTCTTGAGGAGATTCCATCTGTGTTAAAACACCTCTGCTGTcttaaaaaactttatttatatggGAACAAAATCAGCCATTTGTCATCAGAGGTGCTGG AGGGTCTACCAAACCTTGTGCTTCTCAATTTGAACCACAACAGAATCAAAGTCATTCCTGCAGAAATTAAAAA TCTGTGTAGTCTAAAGAGCATCAGTGTCACAGACAATCATTTGCAGCAGATTCCAGCTGAACTGGGCTTGATGAAGAGTTTGACTGAGATTAACTTCACTAATAATAAACTGACTCAAATACCACAGCAGCTATACaatttatcacagctgaagaaGTTGTACTTGGCCCGAAACAACCTGACAGAACTACCAGAG GGTGCTCTTGGTTGGAAAAATCTGAAGATCTTAGATGTTGCCGGAAATCGATTATCAGTGTTTCCAGTTGGC TTTCAGTTTCTCACATTGGAGGAACTGTTCTTTGAAGGAAACAGTTTAGTTCAGTTCACACTGATGGAGTCCATTCAAGAGAAAGAAGTCCTCTCATTAAAA GAACTCTCAGCGAGACTCATCCTCCAGGAGAGCACTAACAAGTTCTCAGTGGTGTCAAGAGCTCTGCCAACATACCCAGAGCTGAAGGACATGCTGTCTCAATGGGGTCAGTGTGTCCTGTGCTCACAGCCCTTCCTCACAACTTGGCTGGAGTGTGTGCGTTTCATCAACACCAAGAAG CACATGGGGATGAAAAGCTCACAGTCTATTCCAGTGAGAGTTTTGCTGTGCTCTTACAACTGCTTCAACAGAGATGACCACCAGTACTATGGGCTTGTACGATTGTAA
- the otud6b gene encoding deubiquitinase OTUD6B — translation MEEVETAEELLAKQHRKEKKDLQAKIQTMKTAVPKNDKKRRKQLTEDIAKLEAELNQKHENELKQLQNSSSVEEVSNALDSVSLANEEKTDPSKQSRSSKAQKKREKKAALEKEREVRIAEAEVENLKGSRHQEGLKLRQKLVERHLQIKEISSDGHCMYRAVEDQLTERGGSNSLKELRAQTAQYMRSHADDFLPFLTDPNSGDMYTADEFEKYCNDVADTAAWGGQLELKALSQVLQLPIEVIQAESPSIIIGEEYDKPPITLIYMRHAYGLGEHYNSVEPLKDLANEEEG, via the exons ATGGAGGAAGTGGAGACAGCAGAGGAGCTGTTAGCCAAACAGCATCGCAAGGAAAAGAAAGACCTGCAAG CAAAAATACAAACTATGAAAACTGCTGTTCCCAAAAATGATAAGAAGAGGAGGAAACAGCTGACAGAAGACATTGCCAAACTAGAGGCTGAACTCAATCAAAAACACGAAAATGAGCTCAAACAGCTTCAGAACTCTTCCTCG GTGGAGGAGGTTTCAAATGCATTGGATTCTGTGAGTTTAGCAAATGAGGAAAAAACTGATCCAAGCAAGCAAAGTCGGTCATCTAAAGCCCAGAAGAAACGG GAGAAAAAGGCTGCTCTTGAGAAGGAGCGGGAGGTCCGGATTGCTGAAGCGGAAGTGGAGAATCTCAAAGGCTCCCGTCATCAGGAGGGTCTGAAGCTGAGACAGAAGCTGGTGGAGAGGCACCTGCAGATCAAAGAGATCTCCTCTGATGGTCACTGCATGTACCGCGCCGTGGAGGATCAGCTGACGGAGCGGGGCGGCTCAAACAGCCTTAAAGAGCTTCGGGCTCAAACAGCTCAGTACATGAGGAGCCATGCAGATGACTTCCTGCCGTTCCTCACTGACCCCAATTCAGGAGACATGTACACTGCAG atGAGTTTGAGAAATACTGCAATGATGTTGCAGACACAGCTGCTTGGGGTGGACAGTTAGAG TTAAAAGCCCTTTCGCAGGTCCTCCAGCTACCGATAGAAGTCATTCAGGCAGAATCCCCCTCTATTATCATTGGTGAAGAATATGACAAGCCACCAATTACACTAAT TTACATGCGGCATGCTTATGGTCTTGGTGAGCACTACAACTCTGTGGAGCCTCTGAAAGATTTGGCAAATGAGGAAGAAGGCTGA